Proteins from a genomic interval of Plasmodium reichenowi strain SY57 chromosome 13, whole genome shotgun sequence:
- a CDS encoding hypothetical protein (conserved Plasmodium protein, unknown function) — translation MTFFSWVKKDETEIDEKIKKNLDAGNIKYSDIRSIRKDLELFRSLSFDNLDYHGDKCILARELIIIYMSTYKKHIEQCKIENMEIIIKTIKRTILSVNNIICNINEQILKCFSMIRNLYNDILKLKNVYINDYCLFCIIEGILNILNDDKMHESKSSIWGISALLSLIITNYKKAYFIYKGLISYKCIYTVPLFINNTSQMNTPNNKIHSYILKENDEFIGSNFSRIVAYVKLHLSVFILLNDTREIWMYLSEVLNSAYRRKTYVYFPLIYAALDTTSYYSKLTFKTSFDKLINLIKNHIIPSLEQELLNNPPQPDMQKIVDYYVKKLKVEFLSNDMNSSLPEGVVVIPDERILFLGIGS, via the coding sequence ATGACATTTTTTTCGTGGGTAAAGAAAGACGAGACAGAGATCGAcgagaaaataaaaaagaatcTTGATGCAGgtaacataaaatattcagATATTAGGAGCATTAGGAAAGATTTAGAATTGTTTCGTTCTCTTAGTTTTGATAATTTAGATTACCATGGAGACAAATGTATTTTGGCTCGAGAgttgataataatatatatgtcaACATATAAGAAGCATATCGAGCAATGTAAAATAGAGAATatggaaataataataaaaacgATAAAACGAACCATATTAAgtgttaataatataatatgtaatattaatgaacAAATATTGAAATGTTTTAGTATGATAagaaatttatataatgatattttaaaattaaaaaatgtatatataaatgattattgtttattttgtattatagaagggatattaaatattttgaatgatgataaaatgCATGAATCCAAATCATCTATATGGGGTATTTCTGctttattatctttaataataacaaattacaaaaaagcatattttatatataaaggtttaatatcatataaatgtatttatactgttcctttatttataaataatacttCACAAATGAATACAcctaataataaaattcattcttatattcttaaagaaaatgatgaatTCATTGGATCTAATTTTTCAAGAATTGTAGCATATGTAAAATTACATTTATCTGTTTTTATCTTATTAAATGATACAAGAGAAATATGGATGTATTTATCGGAAGTATTGAATAGTGCTTACAGAAGAAAAacatatgtttattttcctttaaTATACGCAGCACTTGATACCACTTCCTATTATTCAAAACTAACATTCAAAACGTCTTTTGacaaattaataaatcTTATTAAAAATCATATTATACCTAGCTTGGAACAAGAACTATTAAACAACCCACCACAACCAGATATGCAAAAAATTGTAGATTATTATGTTAAAAAATTGAAGGTCGAATTTCTTTCAAACGATATGAACTCCTCTCTTCCAGAGGGAGTTGTGGTAATCCCGGATGAACGAATCTTGTTCTTGGGAATAGGATCTTGA
- a CDS encoding 60S ribosomal protein L24, putative, whose protein sequence is MSQIKTTVKTEACSFSEYRIYPGRGQKYIARDGKVYFYLSSKFASLALQKKKAAKLRWTQTWRRNNKKTKIETTQRRRYKKTIKVQKAVCGLTVEDIRNRKAYVQSIEAKNKAKFGTKEKEDKKKTKDDKKKNLVHFQQKKDFTKSKMLNMAKSKMHKMMKK, encoded by the exons ATGTCACAAATTAAAACTACTGTAAAAACAGAAGCCTGTTCATTTAGTGAGTATAGGATATACCCAGGAAGGGGTCAGAAATATATAGCAAGAGATGGAAAggtttatttttatttatcatCCAAATTTGCTTCCTTAGCTTTACAAAAGAAGAAGGCAGCTAAACTAAGATGGACACAA ACTTGGAGAAgaaacaacaaaaaaacaaaaattgAAACAACTCAAAGAAGGAGATACAAGAAAACTATAAAAGTACAAAAGGCTGTATGTGGTTTGACCGTTGAAGATATAAGAAATAGAAAAGCTTATGTCCAAAGCATAGAAGCAAAa aACAAAGCCAAATTTGGAACCAAGGAAAAAGAagataagaaaaaaacaaaagacgacaagaaaaaaaaccTTGTACATTTTCAACAGAAAAAAGATTTTACAAAATCAAAAATGTTAAATATGGCTAAAAGTAAAATGCAtaaaatgatgaaaaaataa
- a CDS encoding protein phosphatase 2c-like protein, putative: MGNCASVINHSKFKIKKKEKKNSIDDTHSQKNKYRDAINKYAQENNSRGECENYCDEYYSRRSNNTNIKLNRGMKYSHNNNGLKKNDHSNCNNSNISSDENENNMNDGISINNIKQNNLDNVNNVDYDNLYIKEKKEESAFDKWKKKKKKKNSDQFSELAKNNTNDHVNYKNEKREYDNNNNISSNNNICNNNTSNNNNCNNSSIIYDNNVFSDNYKYYNNNCDLCNGQEKCVHMLKGLNCTHDEDDKTRKCTDENIKKKLLIKNDEDSVEYSVDDMNDEYENNNNIINNGSYIINNGSHIINNGSHIINNGSHIINNGSHIINNNIMLKKNKHENLLSIKYSNMILNDIRDVDIIVVFLFSLFLYFNANNIVDMLDRNKKERYFLINSLNINHDVIKFPTFPKEIVESFLKNDFSLLKKYIKNKCNKLKKKYKNVYLKKYPENNKEEKNSKKKNFKYELKKKKKEKCSFSTIVESVERDELIYRDITEIDCDKDLPDLKINFIVMGAYCFYQKDMKPFQDKNTFFYKSPSYICDSEISVACKKGKKVDFPNQDDFTIIQTNDWILIMVFDGHGPSGHDISNFVHVVLPLLFSYNIEKIYENPVRTMKTLFYMINCYLVNYSYCINNNINPININFIDYNLSGTTCTIILYNFITKKIYSAHTGDSRAVMGKQNPQTNKFSAYNITEDHKPSLKLEKDRILAFGGEVKKLHGDVAYRVFVKDEMYPGLAMSRAIGDITSSFIGVTCEPTIKILDKLEEDKFIIVATDGIWEFISSEECVQMVSKKKKKKVHIAMDDLGNFIFLT; the protein is encoded by the exons atggGTAATTGTGCCTCCGTCATAAATCATTCCAAGTTTaagattaaaaaaaaagaaaaaaaaaacagcATAGATGATACACATTCTCAgaagaataaatatagagatgccataaataaatatgcacaagaaaataattcaaGAGGAGAATGTGAAAATTATTGTGatgaatattattcaaGACGAAGCAATAATACgaatattaaattaaatagAGGAATGAAATATTctcataataataatggaTTAAAAAAGAACGACCATTCCAattgtaataatagtaaCATTTCATCTGATGAAAATGagaataatatgaatgatgGTATTTccataaataatataaagcaaaataatttagataatgtaaataatgtTGATTATGAtaacttatatataaaagaaaaaaaagaagaaagtGCATTTGATAAAtggaagaaaaaaaaaaaaaaaaaaaattctgACCAGTTCAGTGAGCTAGCTAAAAATAATACTAATGATCatgtaaattataaaaatgaaaaaagggaatatgacaataataataatattagtagtaataataatatttgtaataataatactagtaataataataattgtaataatagttctattatatatgacaataatgttttttcggataattacaaatattataataataattgtgATCTTTGTAATGGTCAGGAAAAATGTGTGCATATGTTGAAGGGTTTAAATTGCACAcatgatgaagatgataaaacaagaaaatgtacagatgaaaatataaagaaaaaattattaataaagaatGATGAGGATAGTGTTGAGTATAGTGTGGACGATATGAATGatgaatatgaaaataataataatattataaataatggaagttatattattaataatggaagtcatattattaataacggaagtcatattattaataatggaagtcatattataaataatggaagtcatattattaataataatattatgcttaaaaaaaataaacatgaGAATTTATTAAGCATTAAATATAGTAATATGATATTAAACGATATTAGAGATGTTGATATAATTGtagtatttttatttagcttatttttatattttaacgCAAACAATATTGTTGATATGTTAGATCGTAATAAAAAGGAGagatattttttaataaattcgTTAAATATTAATCATGATGTTATAAAGTTTCCAACGTTTCCAAAAGAAATAGTAGAAAgctttttaaaaaatgattttagtttattaaaaaaatatataaaaaataaatgtaataaattaaaaaaaaagtataaaaatgtgtatttaaaaaagtatccagaaaataataaagaagagaaaaactccaagaaaaaaaatttcaaatatgaattaaagaaaaagaaaaaagagaaaTGTTCTTTTTCAACAATAGTTGAATCAGTCGAACGTGATGAATTAATTTATAGAGATATAACCGAAATAGATTGTGATAAAGATTTACCAGatttgaaaataaattttatagTTATGGGTGCTTATTGTTTTTATCAAAAGGATATGAAACCATTTCAAGATAAgaatacttttttttataaatctccatcatatatatgtgattCTGAAATATCTGTAGCTTGtaaaaaagggaaaaaagTAGATTTCCCAAATCAAGATGATTTTACAATAATACAAACAAATGATTGGATATTAATTATGGTTTTTGATGGACATGGTCCATCAGGTCATGATATAAGTAATTTTGTGCATGTAGTGCTtccattattattttcttataatatagaaaaaatttatGAAAATCCAGTACGAACTATGAAAAccttattttatatgataaattgttatttggttaattattcatattgtattaataataatatcaatcctattaatattaattttattgaTTATAATTTAAGTGGAACCACCTGTACCATCattctttataattttattacaaaaaaaatttattcaGCGCATACAGGTGATAGTAGAGCAGTCATGGGAAAACAAAATCCACAAACCAACAAATTCTCAgcttataatataacagAAGATCATAAGCCATCTttaaaattagaaaaagaTAGAATTCTTGCGTTTGGAGGAGAAGTCAAAAAACTGCATGGAGATGTAGCTTATAGAGTTTTTGTTAAAGATGAAATGTATCCAGGACTAGCCATGAGTAGAGCAATCGGTGATATAacttcttcttttatagGAGTTACATGTGAACCTACCATAAAAATTTTAGATAAATTGGAAGAAGACAAGTTTATAATTGTAGCTACAGATGGAATTTGGGAATTCATAAGTAGCGAGGAGTGTGTGCAGATGGtttccaaaaaaaaaaaaaaaaaagttcaCATTGCTATGG ATGACCTTGgtaattttatatttttaacgTAA
- a CDS encoding U4/U6 small nuclear ribonucleoprotein PRP3, putative: MDDVKKRRRSRWGDVENKEENKEEKKEGDINKDSNNIDILLNKSSDFAINKNNNIMNMPLSSPSISYNNLTNPLLSSNIHLNILKATEAARLAIERVKRASRFKENNNINKNVRRLEFTPKPLMFDDQGREVDAEGNVINIKPVTFSTLKVNMNKLDEDNMVKKKNDIIINSDLNIGSTNNIINNDNPLWFDARIQNVSKRKQKKKKAFFNFITPGSLIKQACNKHYNNKALMNFDLKKIIEEKKRVQSFQELSLNFLNNNINENINPNMIHIPKKEQLGSKIETWDNNERYDILETWDNVLFNLIEPTHLEKEKNVDLINEFIKKQKERWETKYLIDNELSNIDNNTNVVNNNLSTHILSHEEHIKLNQVLKKVHVLLLLKANKKKRRKYKNNIYSLIVNNSLYSINLNCIKHYIEHPVSLNEDENYDDDKYLIHMFLTPQERKKLRKRKRQEKEREKQDKIRIGLMPPPPPKMKLSNLMRVMGDSALTQPSRTEYAVRKQMKERELKHFEDNQKRKLKPEERSKKKMNKWKSNSDEENDVLLIYITNLSNKKHIFKIDINAQQLHLTGVCFMTVLYNFIIVEGKHVSIERYKRLIFRRIKWNEDVYDDEENQNQESHIINTNVQHEQNEQELYTVNNSITMNPDNNNDNNTYNQHSQCSLIWNGVVKKKNFKNWKMIVAKTEMEVTDYLSQHDALHYYHIIKKHRSVLEHI, from the coding sequence ATGGATGATGTTAAGAAAAGAAGGCGGTCGAGGTGGGGGGATGTggaaaataaagaagaaaataaagaagaaaagaaagaaggagatataaataaagatagtaataatatagatatattattaaataaaagtaGTGATTTTGcaataaataagaataataatattatgaatatgccattatcatcaccatcgatttcatataataatttaactaatcctttattatcttctaatatacatttgaatattttaaaagcTACGGAGGCAGCTAGATTAGCTATAGAAAGGGTAAAGAGAGCTAGTCgatttaaagaaaataataatataaataagaatgTAAGAAGACTTGAATTTACTCCTAAACCTTTAATGTTTGATGATCAAGGTAGAGAAGTTGATGCTGAAGGtaatgttataaatattaaacCTGTAACATTTTCAACATTAAAAgtaaatatgaataaattagatgaagataatatggtgaaaaaaaaaaatgatataattataaatagtgatttaaatattggtagtacaaataatattataaataacGATAATCCTTTATGGTTCGATGCAAGAATACAAAATGTGTCtaaaagaaaacaaaaaaaaaaaaaagcatttttcaattttataACTCCAGGGTCTCTTATTAAACAAGCATGTAATaaacattataataataaagcATTAATGAATTTTgatttaaagaaaattatagaagaaaaaaaaagagtaCAATCTTTTCAAGAGCTGTCTCTaaactttttaaataataatataaatgaaaatataaaccCTAATATGATTCACATACCTAAGAAAGAACAGTTAGGCTCAAAAATTGAAACATGGGATAATAACGAAAGATATGATATTTTAGAAACATGGGATAATGTGTTATTTAATTTGATAGAACCTACCCATTTAGAGAAAGAAAAGAATGTAgatttaataaatgaatttattaaaaaacaaaaagaaagatGGGAAACAAAATATCTTATAGATAATGAATTAAgtaatattgataataatacaaatgttgtaaataataatttaagtACTCATATATTATCTCATGAggaacatataaaattaaaccaagttttaaaaaaagttcatgtattattattattaaaagctaataaaaaaaaaaggagaaaatataaaaataacatatatagTCTTATAGTTAATAATTCTTTGTATTCCATAAATCTAAATTGTATTAAACATTATATTGAACATCCAGTGTCTTTGAATGAAGATgaaaattatgatgatgacAAATATTTGATACATATGTTTTTAACACCACaggaaagaaaaaaattaagaaaaagaaaaagacaagaaaaagaaagagAGAAGCaagataaaataagaatagGATTAATGCCTCCTCCACCACCTAAGATGAAATTATCAAACTTAATGAGAGTTATGGGAGATAGCGCATTAACTCAACCATCTAGAACAGAATATGCTGTCAGAAAACAAATGAAAGAAAGAGAATTAAAACATTTTGAAGATAatcaaaaaagaaaactCAAACCAGAAGAAAgaagcaaaaaaaaaatgaataaatgGAAATCCAATTCagatgaagaaaatgatgttctcttaatatatattacaaatttatctaataaaaaacatatttttaaaatcgATATAAATGCACAACAATTACATTTAACAGGTGTATGTTTCATGACAGTattgtataattttataattgtAGAAGGAAAACATGTTTCCATAGaaagatataaaagatTGATTTTTAGAAGAATCAAATGGAACGAAGATGTATAcgatgatgaagaaaatcAAAATCAAGAAAgtcatataataaatacaaatgtACAACATGAACAAAATGAACAAGAGTTATATACTGTTAATAATAGCATCACCATGAACCctgataataataatgataataatacatataatcAACATTCACAATGTAGTTTAATATGGAATGGtgttgtaaaaaaaaaaaattttaagaATTGGAAAATGATTGTTGCGAAAACAGAAATGGAAGTAACAGATTATCTCAGCCAACATGACGCtttacattattatcatatcataaaaaaacaCCGATCCGTTCTTGAgcatatttaa
- a CDS encoding HORMA domain protein, putative — MLSRMSVRTHTHNEVLTKNDSINMLKNIVKLGISLVTYLRNLFEENAYEEVCINELKLKRLLPINPQAHMIINWLEKGVFEAIEKEYLRILILDINDIYDNTIECYKFSFSYNNKNGDEIDITLETSNQYSNAHNNYMCNVISNNNHTNNNNNNNNNNNNNNWGTVYEQTKHNIVNYNQENKNGEISQGVSKDVSQDVSKDIPQGASQGASQDVCPDKNIYESQNNKRNEYPPEKNLRLNCNDIYPPQGNHFMNAQNYKHDKNYYVNNHNDNKKSYINYNRLKCIKERLFNKNKEKKIINNLLFKKQAKDKTYELLRSLVLLTQTLEPLPERTYLSMKLLYYDEIVPYNYQPPYFRTPDNNDLLKFIDIPNEDYIGKINTGHHFLSIIVNSTTNNFINQNIAMSKRDELYYKRGFEKHTHHLKKIERTQRYEKNTKYKRVVKSDENAAEVFPLTNDDGDDYDDGEDGEGDDDDDDDDNDDNDEYGEYVKCGECNKFDQDDSNMEEHYNDEYNYHEQYCDDKNYCNNYPDGNSDDYYDDEDDYYDDEDDYYDDEDDYYDDEDDYYDEEDDYYDEEDDYYEDDYYEDDYYDDDYYDDTLNIKPTLNNPNIYNPLNQLKMNRHFNKAHSFNKQRRRKRKTIQPRTRINQNLNTNMNLPGNGKINSDVMLNTNININDHIHEESIRHIRRGKRRRIRSRRRRRRRRPEEVGVGEDNEVSTGHVTKIRTSSKTKNKIITRTRKREKTNILLNNKEHMSIKEDVNIKEHINVKEDMTTRLRSGTRLRIRERTPSVSTNGSNKHKHNHILPDRNKIITYIPNKNYDQMLNATNNATYLNNIQANKMIHNNIKETQYTHNGNINIKNINEHNGLMSSHRNMENIQNVIMSNNVKKKKSIHYYDNNNKSDIDNNNNNNNNNEINVMHIDHYNNSYNNNEEDHAHVNNSSYKNHQNIDKMINAKKERRKKLLNKIRLYITRYKILSKTKIKNKFPSVSQYEIDKILEELLHDNIIKTNANSLFKFVDKNECNQEGLININTYHKEKIHHEINQNMEDQKFIIPNHDHLLNNIQDKNYCNVIYNNNISKGQQQKEKEHKEEEEKEEHKEEEHKEDEHKEEEHKEDEHKEEEHKEQEHKEDEHKEEEHKEEEHKEQEHKEEEHKEDEHKHEQHHHTHQHKQQLVNNKDDQINNDIQKLYNDVHNMCIKTKYVNKDIITKGLGIYPLLAKPLLHRLIKENVIKEKFIKNKGYESNIYIPMQNTFNKKNNKDVLKCDIISTTNSTNDEEDNEKKNKVSK; from the coding sequence ATGCTTTCTCGTATGAGCGTTCGGACACATACCCATAATGAGGTTCTTACAAAGAACGATTCAATAAACATGTTAAAGAATATTGTAAAACTCGGAATAAGTTTAGTAACGTACTTAAGGAATTTGTTTGAAGAAAATGCTTATGAAGAAGTATGTATAAACGAGTTGAAATTAAAAAGGCTCTTACCTATAAATCCACAAGCACATATGATTATAAATTGGTTAGAGAAAGGAGTTTTTGAAGCTATcgaaaaagaatatttaagaatattaatattagaTATTAATGacatatatgataatacaattgaatgttataaatttagtttttcatataataataaaaatggagATGAAATAGACATCACCTTAGAAACATCTAACCAGTATTCTAATGctcataataattatatgtgtaatgttataagtaataataatcacaccaataataataataataataataataataataataataataattggGGCACAGTATACGAACAGACTAAGCACAATATTGTTAATTATAAtcaagaaaataaaaatggagAAATATCACAAGGTGTATCAAAAGATGTATCACAAGATGTATCAAAAGATATACCACAAGGTGCATCACAAGGTGCATCACAAGATGTATGCCCAgataaaaacatatacGAATCCCAAAAcaataaaagaaatgaatATCCACCTGAAAAGAACCTTCGATTAAACTGTAACGATATATACCCTCCTCAAGGTAATCATTTTATGAATGCacaaaattataaacacgataaaaattattatgtaaataatcataatgataataaaaaatcttatataaattataatcgtcttaaatgtataaaagaaagattatttaataaaaataaagaaaaaaaaataataaataatttgctttttaaaaaacaaGCAAAAGATAAAACATATGAATTGTTAAGATCTTTAGTTTTGCTTACACAAACATTGGAACCTCTACCTGAACGTACATACCTATCtatgaaattattatattatgatgaaATTGTTCCTTATAATTATCAACCTCCATATTTTAGAACCCctgataataatgatttattaaaatttatagaTATACCCAATGAAGATTATATAGGAAAAATAAACACAGGACATCATTTCCTTTCTATTATTGTAAATTCAACTACTaacaattttattaatCAAAACATAGCAATGTCTAAACGTGATGAACTATACTACAAACGTGGTTTTGAGAAACATACACATCActtgaaaaaaatagaaagaACTCAAAGgtatgaaaaaaatacaaagTATAAACGTGTAGTGAAGAGTGATGAGAATGCAGCTGAGGTATTTCCCTTAACAAATGATGATGGTGATGATTATGATGATGGTGAAGATGGTGAAggtgatgatgatgatgatgatgatgataatgatgataatgatgaataCGGAGAATATGTAAAATGTGGAGAATGTAACAAATTTGATCAGGACGATAGCAATATGGAAGAACATTATAATGACgaatataattatcatgAGCAATATtgtgatgataaaaattattgtaATAACTATCCAGATGGTAACTCTGatgattattatgatgatgaagacgattattatgatgatgaagacgattattatgatgatgaagatgattattatgatgatgaagatgattattatgatgaagaagacgattattatgatgaagAAGACGATTATTATGAGGACGATTATTATGAGGACGATTATTATGATGACgattattatgatgatacATTAAATATCAAACCCACTTTGAATAACCccaatatatataatccCCTAAATCAACTTAAAATGAATAGACATTTTAACAAAGCACATTCCTTTAACAAACAAAGAAGgagaaaaagaaaaacaatACAACCAAGAACAAGGATAAATCAAAATTTAAACACAAACATGAACCTTCCAGGAAATGGTAAAATAAACTCAGATGTTATGctaaatacaaatataaatattaatgatcACATACATGAAGAAAGTATAAGACATATCAGAAGAGGTAAAAGACGAAGAATACGAAGTcgaagaagaagaagacGAAGACGACCAGAAGAAGTAGGAGTAGGAGAAGATAACGAGGTGAGCACAGGACATGTTACAAAAATAAGAACTTCCtcaaaaacaaaaaataaaattatcaCTAGAACAAGGAAACGAGAAAAAactaatatattattaaataataaagaacaTATGAGTATTAAAGAAGATGTGAATATTAAAgaacatataaatgttaAAGAAGATATGACTACACGTCTAAGGTCCGGTACAAGATTAAGAATAAGAGAAAGAACACCAAGTGTTAGTACTAATGGAAGtaataaacataaacataatcatatattacCAGATcgaaataaaattattacatatattccaaataaaaattacGATCAAATGTTGAACGCAACAAATAATGCTACATacttaaataatattcaaGCTAATAAAATGATACACAATAATATTAAGGAAACTCAATATACACATAATggtaatataaatattaaaaacatTAATGAGCACAATGGATTGATGTCTTCACATAGGAATATGGAGAACATTCAAAATGTTATCATGTCtaataatgtaaaaaaaaagaagagtatccattattatgataataataataaaagtgatatagataataataataataataataataataatgaaattaatGTTATGCACATAGAccattataataatagttataataataatgaagagGATCATGCACATGTTAATAATTCCTCTTATAAGAATCATcaaaatatagataaaatgattaatgcaaaaaaagaaagaagaaaaaaattgttaAACAAAATTAGATTGTATATTACCagatataaaattttaagtaagacaaaaattaaaaataaattccCCAGTGTATCACAATATGAAATAGATAAAATATTAGAAGAATTACTACATGACAATATTATCAAAACTAATGCAAATAGCCTTTTTAAATTTgttgataaaaatgaatgtAATCAAGAAGGtcttataaatataaatacatatcACAAAGAAAAAATCCATCATGAgataaatcaaaatatgGAAGACcaaaaatttattataccAAATCATGACCATTtgttaaataatatacaagataaaaattattgcaacgttatttataataataatatatcaaaagGGCAGCAgcaaaaagaaaaagaacataaagaagaagaagaaaaagaagaacaTAAAGAAGAAGAACATAAAGAAGATGAACACAAAGAAGAAGAACATAAAGAAGATGAACACAAAGAAGAAGAACATAAAGAACAAGAACATAAAGAAGATGAACACAAAGAAGAAGAACACAAAGAAGAAGAACATAAAGAACAAGAACACAAAGAAGAAGAACATAAAGAAGATGAACATAAACATGAACAACATCATCATACACATCAACATAAACAACAACTtgttaataataaggatgaccaaattaataatgatatccaaaaattatacaatgatgttcataatatgtgcattaaaacaaaatatgttaataaagatattattACTAAAGGACTTGGTATATATCCTTTACTGGCGAAACCATTACTACATAGACttattaaagaaaatgtaattaaagaaaaatttataaaaaataaaggatatgaaagtaatatatatataccaatgcaaaatacatttaacaaaaagaataataaagaCGTCCTAAAGTGTGATATTATCTCCACTACAAATTCGACAAACGACGAAGAggataatgaaaaaaaaaataaagtaagtaaataa
- a CDS encoding H/ACA ribonucleoprotein complex subunit 1, putative, with the protein MGFFKKNKRQSFNRNYEGEVQCNNIILGGTFYKHCENDLLLKNELENLVPYFNGRIFLENKEEIGKVDEILGPINEFYFSVKLKEGIRAKSFSSDTHFFIDKSQTLPLSRFLPQEKNSQSLVKKKKKKSNRDKKKNSFNQNNKKPNNYNFKGNNNRNDHNNRNDHNNRNDHNNRNDRNNRNNKNSFRNRSNSSRKFNNQRGRF; encoded by the coding sequence atgGGATTTTTTAAGAAGAACAAGAGGCAAAGCTTTAACAGAAATTATGAAGGAGAAGTTCAGTgcaataatataattttggGAGGGACGTTTTATAAACATTGTgaaaatgatttattattaaaaaatgaattagAGAACCTAGTTCCATATTTTAATGGaagaatatttttagaaaataaagaagaaattgGAAAGGTAGATGAAATTTTAGGACCTATAAAcgaattttatttttctgttaaattaaaagaagGTATTAGAGCTAAATCATTTTCAAGTGAtacacatttttttatcgACAAATCGCAAACGTTACCTTTAAGTAGATTCTTACcacaagaaaaaaattcacAAAGTcttgtaaaaaaaaaaaaaaagaaatcCAATAGAgacaagaaaaaaaatagttttaatcaaaataataaaaaaccaaacaattataattttaaaggaaataataatagaaatgACCATAATAATAGGAatgatcataataataggaatgatcataataataGGAATGATCGtaataatagaaataataaaaacagTTTTAGAAATAGATCAAACAGTAGTCGTAAATTTAATAATCAAAGAGGAagattttaa